A window of Eikenella corrodens contains these coding sequences:
- a CDS encoding MotA/TolQ/ExbB proton channel family protein, whose product MNLGHVFAQGDIVLITVFLLLVLMSILTWWIIIMRSIRLHQVRHANRGTIEAVATVASLDEVLRLAKAHPSPLADLTQSAVQAARQYRANPASQLTSIPLGDYLVQHIRHKMDIAKRGLNGGLTILASVGATAPFIGLFGTVWGIYHALENISQQGQVNIATVAGPIGEALVATAVGLFAAIPAVLAYNFIVFGNKQVVQDMDAYAYDLHVKIMNDKE is encoded by the coding sequence ATGAACTTAGGACACGTTTTCGCCCAAGGCGACATTGTATTGATTACCGTATTTCTGCTGCTGGTGCTGATGAGTATCCTCACCTGGTGGATCATCATCATGCGCAGCATCCGCCTGCACCAAGTACGCCACGCCAACCGGGGCACGATTGAAGCCGTCGCCACCGTGGCCTCGCTTGATGAAGTGCTGCGCCTGGCCAAAGCCCATCCCTCCCCGCTGGCCGACCTCACCCAATCCGCCGTCCAGGCCGCGCGCCAATACCGCGCCAACCCCGCCAGCCAGCTCACCAGCATTCCCTTGGGCGACTATCTGGTGCAACACATCCGCCATAAAATGGACATTGCCAAACGCGGCCTCAACGGCGGGCTCACCATTCTCGCCTCCGTGGGCGCCACCGCCCCGTTTATCGGCCTGTTCGGCACGGTGTGGGGCATTTACCACGCGCTGGAAAACATCAGCCAGCAAGGCCAGGTAAACATCGCCACCGTGGCCGGCCCCATCGGCGAAGCGCTGGTGGCCACCGCCGTCGGTCTGTTTGCCGCCATCCCCGCCGTGCTGGCCTACAACTTCATCGTGTTCGGCAACAAACAGGTGGTGCAGGATATGGATGCCTACGCCTACGATTTGCACGTTAAGATTATGA